A window of Streptomyces sp. NBC_01241 genomic DNA:
CGCTTCCGGTCGCGGCCGTGGCCGTGGGCATGACCGCTGTGCCTGCGTCGGGTCCGGTGTCCGCGCCGGTCGCCGGGGAGCGGGGGCTGCGGTTCGCCGAATGCGCGGGGAGCGATGACCCCGGTGTGCTGTCCCGGGACGTGTGCGTGGCACCGGCACCGGAGGTGATCGCGCCCGCGAGCGCGGTGGAGCCGGAGCCACTGGCGGTTGCCTGGCGCAGAGCGCCGGAGGCGGGGGCGCCCGGGGATCACGGCGAACAGCAACGGGTGCGGGCGGTGCTGGGGGTGTGGCGGACGTGATCGGGACCTGCCGCGCGGTGTGACGGGAGTGGCCGGATGGCCCCGTCGTGCCGTGGTGGCGTTCGCGTCCTGAACAGCCGTCACGATCACGCGGCCCGCCGAGGGCGGGGTCGCGGGAGACCACACGCCATGAATTCTCCGCACACCTGCACCGCTTCCGCCTCCGCTTCCGCCTCCGCCGGTTCGCCCGCCCGGTTGCTCGCGTCCGGACCAGCCGCGCAAACGCCGGCCGGACTCGTCGGCGATACCCCGCTGTTGTGGGTCGGTGAGCCGTTCACCACCGCCGGCCACGGGTTCTGGGCGAAACTCGAAGGACACAACCCCGGCGGAATCAAGGACCGGACCGCGCTGTACATGGTGGCCCGCGCGCGCGAACGCGGCGAACTGCTGCCGGGAGCGCCGATCGTGGAGTCCACTTCCGGCACCTTGGGCCTGGGCCTGGCGCTGGCCGGGGTGACGTTCGGGCATCCGGTGGCGGTGGTCACCGACCCCGGCATGGAGCCGCTGATGCGTGGCCTGCTCACCGCCTACGGCGCCGAACTGCATGTGGTGACCGAGCCGCATCCGGTGGGCGGCTGGCAGCAGGCCCGCCGCGAGGAGGTCGACCAGCTGCTGACGACCCGGCCGGACGCCTGGTGCCCGGATCAGTACCACAATCCCGACAACGTGGCCGCCTACGCCCCATTGGCCCATGAGCTGATCGCCCAGCTCGGCCGCATCGACACCCTGGTGGTGAGTGTGGGCACCGGCGGGCACTCGGCCGGTATCGGCCGGGTGTTGCGCGGCTTCTTCCCCGCCCTGCGGATCGTGGGGGTCGACACCTGCGGCTCCACCATCTTCGGTCAGCCCGCCGCACCGAGGCTGATGCGGGGGCTGGGTTCCAGCATCTACCCGCGCAACGTTGACTACGCCCTGTTCGACGAGGTGCACTGGGTCGCCGCCGGTGAGGCGGTCTGGTCGGCCCGCGCCCTGGCGAGGGCCCGGTACGCGACGGGCGGGTGGAGCGTGGGCGCGGTCGCGCTGGTCGCCCGCCGGCTTGCCGCCGCATCGGCGGCGGAGACACGGATCGCCGCGGTGTTCCCCGACGGCCCGCAGCGGTACGTGGGCACGGTCTTCGACGACGCCTGGTGCCGTACTCACCAATTGCTCGGCCAGGAACCCGCCGACGCGCCGGACGAGCTGGCGCATCCCGGTGAGCGGGTCGTCGCACGCTGGAGCCGCTGCGCGACGGTCCTCGACCCGCTGGCCGGGACCGTCCGCACGGCCGCCGAGGAGCGCGGGCTGGCGGGGGTGGCCCGGTGAAGACGCTGCTGGCGAAAACCCGGAGCTTCTCTCCGGCGGTGCGGCTGCTGATGGTGAACCAGTTCGCCATCAACCTCGCGTTCTACATGCTCATGCCCTATCTCGCCGCTCACCTCGCAGGGCAACTGGGGCTGGCGGCCTGGGCGGTGGGCCTCGTGCTGGGGGTACGGAACTTCTCCCAGCAGGGCATGTTCCTGATCGGCGGCACGATCGCCGACCGCTTCGGCTACAAGGCCCCGATCATGGTCGGCTGCCTGCTGCGCACCGGCGGGTTCGCTCTGCTGGGGTGGGTCGACAGCCTGCCCGCCCTGGTGGCCGCGTCGGCGGCCACCGGGTTCGCCGGGGCCCTGTTCAATCCGGCCGTGCGCGCCTACCTCGCCGCCGAGGCCGGCGAGCGGCGGGTGGACGCCTTCGCCGCGTTCAACGTCTACTACCAGGCCGGGATGCTGCTGGGCCCGCTGGTCGGACTCGCCCTGCTGGCAGCCGACTTCCGCCTGGTGTGCACCGTCGCGGCGGCCATTTTCGCCGCGCTCACCATGCTCCAGGGCCGCGCACTGCCCGCCCGCCACGCCACCGCCGCCAAGAACGGAGGGGATGCGGGCGGGGTGCTCGCGCAGTGGCGCCTGGTGGTGGCCAACCGGCCGTTCCTGCTGTTCTCACTCGCGATGATCGGCTCCTACGTACTGACCTTCCAGGTCTACCTGGCCCTGCCCATGGCCGCCGACGCCGCGCTCGGGACCGACGGCACGAAGGTCACGAGCGGCCTGTTCGTGCTCTCCGCCGCGGTGGCGGTCGCCGGACAGCTCAGGCTGACCGCCTGGGCGAAGGCGCGGTGGAGCCGTTCGCAGGCGCTCGTGCGCGGGCTGGCCGCGATGGGCCTGGCGTTCACCCCGCTCGCCCTCGCCCAGGCCGCCGGTACGGGGATGTGGCGGACCCCGGTCGAGCTGGCGGCCCTGACGGCGGCTGTCGTCCTGCTGGCGGCGGGCAGTGCGGTGGTCTACCCGCTGGAGATGGACACCGTCGTGGCACTCTCCGGCAACCGGCTGGTGGCCACGCACTACGGCCTCTACAACACCGTTTCCGGCCTCGGCATCACGCTGGGGAACCTCGCCACCGGCGCGCTGTGGGACTTCGCCGCCGCCCATCACGCGCTGTGGCTGACCTGGACGGCACTGACGGTGGCCGGACTAGGCTGTGCCGGTGCCGTGTCCGGGCTGGCGCGCACCGGCCGCATCGGCGCCCCGGCGCCCGTGCCGCTGGCCGTCTGAACCCGGCACCACAACGAGTACGACCCCCGGGGGCTGCGGGTCCATGGCGTGAACAGGCCGAGGCCGGGACCCGCAGCACCGCTGGGTGACCGGCGTCGCATCCGCTCCCGGAAATACCCCCCCTGGTATCTCTGTTACGGTAGATGACAGATACCCCGGGGGGTAAAATTTCGAGGGAGATTGCCGTGTTCTTTGCCGACGCCCTGGAGACCGGAGGTCTTGGCAACCGCAGCTACCCGGCCGAGGGAGCCCGGGCGGCCGTCCTCGTGGACCCGCCCCGGGACATCGACCGGGTGATCGCCGCCGCCGCGGAACGCGGTGTGCGGATCGTCTCCCGACGCGGTGGCTGCCGCCGCGCACCCGGAGCCGTGCACGCGCTCTTGCCGCGGCTGCTCGCCGAGCGCCCGGTGTCCTGCGCCGATGTGACGGATGGCACGAGGGCATGGAGCGCGGCAAGGCTCACGGCACGCGGCCTCGCGGGGACCGTACCCACCGCACGCCGCCTCGCAGGCGCCACGCTCACCGCACGCCGCCTCGCAGGCGCCACGCTCACCGCACGCCGCCTCGCGGGCGCCGCCATATGACCGCGTTCCTGCTGGCCCTGGCCGCCGGTGCGCTGGTGGGCCTGGCCCTTGGATCACTGGGGGCCGGCGGCAGCATCCTGACGGTCCCCGCGTTGATCTATCTGCTCGGCTTCAGCCCGGCAGAGGCGACCACAGCCAGCCTGATCATCGTCATCGTCACGTCGCTGACCGCCCTCGTGGCCCACGCGAGGACGGGAGCCGTGAACTGGCGTGCGGGACTGCTGTTCGCGGCGGCGGGACTCCTGCCCGCCGCGGCGGCGGGACTGCTGTCCGCGCACATCCCCGCCGCCGCGCTCACCCTGGCCTTCGCCGTGCTGGCCGCGATGGCCGCCCTGCGCATGCTGCGCCGCAGGGCCCCCACAGGCAGCGGTACGGTCTCGGCGGGGCGTGCGGCAGGGGCCGGCGCCGGACTGGGCGCGGTCACCGGGTTCCTGGGGGTCGGCGGCGGCTTCCTCGCCGTCCCGGCGCTGGTGGCCGTACTGGCCGTACCGATGAGCGCGGCCGTCGGCACGAGTCTGCTGGTCATCATCGCCAACGCGCTCGTGGCCCTGGCGGCCCGGACGGCCACCGATGTCACCCTGGACTGGGCCCTGATCATGCCGTTCATCGCGACGGCGGTTCTGGGCGCCTGGGACGGCAAACGCCTGACCGCCAAGGTCGCACCGGGCACACTCCAGCGCGTCTTCGGCATTCTGCTGCTGGCCGTCGCCGTGACGATGGCAGTGGGTGTCGTGCTGTGACACCCCACGGGGGCGTTCAGGCCGGTGACGGGAATCAGGCCAGCGACAGGAAGAGTTTCTCCAGCCGGGCCCGCATCTGCACCGAGTCCCGCACCTGCGGATCGTCGCTGGTCATGCACTGCTGCAGCCCCGTCGCGATGATCGAGAACCCGGCCCGGTCCAGGGCGCGGGAGACGGCGGCCAGCTGCGTGACGACATCCTCACAGTCCCGCCCCTCCTCGATCATCCTGATCACGCCGGCGAGCTGGCCCTGCGCACGCCGAAGCCGGTTCAGCGCCGATTTCAGCTCATCGGCCGTCATGTCGAGTTCCACATATCCTCCTCCATATATGCCCCTTATACCCCCGCGGGTATCGTACGTCGAGGGCAACCCATTTCCGAAAGGCTTTGTTCCGTGACCACCCCCATCTCCCTGACCTCCTCCCAGGCGTCCGCCCGTTACGCGGAATTCACCGTGATCGACGTCCGCACCCCCGGCGAGTACGCCGGCGGCCACCTTCCCGGCGCTCACAGCATCCCCCTGGACCGGCTGCACGAGGCCGTCGGAGCACTGAAGGACGCTTCGGCCCTCGCACCGCTGCTGATGGTGTGCGCCTCCGGCAACCGCTCGGCCAAGGCGTGCATCCAGCTGTCCGGCCTGGGGATCGAGGCCACCACCCTGGAGGGCGGGACCAGCGGCTGGGCGGCCGCGGGCCACCCCGTCGAGCGGCCAGCCGGAGCGCGCTCCGGCTGGCCGATGGACCGCCAGGTCCGGCTGGCCGCCGGGTCACTGGTCGTCGTCGGCTTCCTCGCGGGTTTCGCCTGGCAGCCGGCGCACTGGCTGTCGGGCGCGGTCGGCGCCGGCCTCGTGTTCTCCGGCGTGACCAACACCTGCGGGATGGCCGCGCTCCTGGCCAAGCTCCCCCACAACCGGCCCGCCAGGAACACCGCCTCCTTCCAGGACACGCTCACGCGCCTGGCCTCCTGATCGGCAAGCCGGGAAAGGCGCCGCGCGGACATCGCGATGGCGTCGCTCTTCTGCCGGCGGACGGGGCGCCCGGGTGCCATCGTCGACCGGAAAAAGTCGACATACAGACCCATCCGACGGGCCTAGAGGAGTCGGCCCGGAGCAGCGACGGCATCCACCTCAACGCCCGCGGCCAGGCCGTCCTCGGCACCGAGATCATCCGCGCCCTGAGCGCCCGACCGGGGAACGGCTGAGGGGGCGGGCACGGAGGACACGGGGGTCGACTCCGGAGCCGGGGCCATGCGTGTCGGTGCCTCAGATGCCCGTGGGCGGCGAGGTTGAGGCCGCAGGCGTAGTCAAGCGCTTCCCCGGGGCAAGCCCCTTGGGGTCATTCTGCCCGCCCGGCTCAAGGTCGACGACGAGGGCGAGCCCGGAGACGGAGTGCCGTCCCCGCCGACCTCCGCTGCTGGAGCTCCGCCTCGGGTAGTCCGGCGGCCACAACCGAGCACACGTACGCACGACCTCACCCCCCACGCGCTGCCATCACGCCACCAACCGCTTCGACACTTCGGGTGAGCATCGGGTGAGCCAATGATCTCGACGGCAACAAAAAGGCCCCCGCCGACACGGGGGCTCTCTGTTGTTGCTGGTCAAACGGGTGAACTGTTACAGCTCGACGGTGGGGCGGGTGGGACTCGAACCCACGGCCGACGGATTATGAGTCCGCTGCTCTAACCGGCTGAGCTACCGCCCCTTTTCGGCGTGGCGCGTACAAGTGTGCGCGCCGTCTGCCGCAGCATAGCCGGTCATACGATCTCTCGCTCCGGATGGTCGGCCACACATGACCACGAAGACCGTGCTGCGCCCTGCCCGGTTCCGGACGGTGCGAAGTGGACGCGAAAAAGTTACCTGAGCCCCACACGCACCACGCCGCGCACCCGGGTGCCGGACGGCCGTGGGCACCGCCACGGACACGCGAAAGAGGACCCCGCAGGGTCCTCTTCCGTTCCGCTCCCCCGACTGGACTCGAACCAGTAACCCTCCGGTTAACAGCCGAATGCTCTGCCAATTGAGCTACAGGGGATCGCGCTCCCCCGACTGGACTCGAACCAGTAACCTGCCGGTTAACAGCCGGCTGCTCTGCCAATTGAGCTACAGGGGATTGCTGCGTTCGCAACGGACTCCACCTACCTGGCTGCTGCCGGGCGGCGGACGTTCGCTGCGACACATACATTAGCGCAAGCAGGGGGGTGCTTTGCCAATCGGTATCGCCCGGGGTGATCTCGGGTGCCCGCGGGTAGGCGGGCAGCACACGTCGCACTGAGCAAGGAAGGGTGGCAGCCATGCGGTACCGGCTCACGTTCATCGCCGGACTGGCCCTCGGATACGTGATCGGCACGCGGGCCGGGCGCGAGCGCTACGAGCAGATGAAGAAGTCCGCACGTCAGTTCGCGCAGAATCCGGCCGTGCGCAATACCGCCGAGTCCGCGGCGCGCAGTGGCCGCGATTTGGCCGACAAGGCCTGCCACGTGGTCGGCGAGAAGGTCGGCGAGAAGGTACCCGCGTCGGTGGCCGGCCGGGTGCGCTCGCTGCGGGGCCGCAGGCGGAACGGTCAGAACGGCGAGGACGACTGGGGCACCACCAACACGTAGCCGGACGGGTCGCCCGCCCGCTGCCGCACCACCGGTACGGAAACGCTCCGGCGGTGCGGCAGAATCTTGGGCATGGGCATAGTCGCCGGCTTGGACAGTTCTTCCGCCTTCACGCACATCGTCGTCTGCGATACGGACACCGGTGCCGTGCTGCGCCGGGGATACGCCGCACATCCCGTCGAGGCGAAGGCCAGCGAGGTCGATCCGCAGGCGTGGCTGCTCTCACTCGGTGAGGCCGCCGACGGCGGGCTGCTCGAAGGTGTGCAGGCCATCGGGGTCTCCGCGCAGCAGCACGGCCTGGTGCCGCTGGACCACCAGGGCAATCTCGTGCGTCCGGCGCTGCTCGGCAATGACAAGCGTGCGCAGGCCGCCGCGGCCGATCTGGTCGAGGGGCTCGGCGGGCGGCAGGCCTGGGCCGAGGCGGTCGGGGCGGTGCCGCAGGCCGCGCAGCCGGTGTCGAAGCTGCGCTGGCTGGCGCGGACGGAGCCGGAGGCGGCCCGGCGCGTGGCCTCGGTGCTGCAGCCGCACGACTGGCTGGTGTGGCAGTTGCTGGGGCGGCCGTCCCGGCGGACCACCGACCGGGGCGCGGCGTCCGGCACCGGTTACTGGTCGGCGGACAGTGGTTCCTACCGGCCCGATCTGGTGGAGCTCGCGCTCGGGCACCAGGCCGCGCTGCCCGAGGTGCTCGGCCCCTCCGACGCGGCCGGGACGACGCCCGAGGGGCTGCTGATCTCCGCGGGGACCGGCGAGACGATGGCGGCGGCGTTCGGACTGGGGGTCGGGGTCGGCGACGCGGTCGTGTCGCTGGGCGCGTCGGGTTCGGTCATGGCCGTGCACCACGAGGCACTGTCCGATCCCAACGGAATGATCACCTCGTTCGCGGACGCGACGGGCATGCATCTGCCGGTGGTGTACACGTCGAACGCGGTGCGCGCGTTGCGCGGGAGCGCCGAGATGCTGGGCGTGGAGGGGCTGGAGGAGTTGTCCGCGCTGGCGCTGAAGTCGACAGCGGGCGCCTCCGGACTCGTACTCCTGCCGTATCTGGAGGGCGAGCGCACCCCGCATCTGCCGCACACGGCGGGGACGCTGTGCGGGCTGCGGCGCGAGTCGATGAAGCCGGAGCATCTGGCGCGGGCGGCGTTCGAGGGGATGCTGTGCTCGCTGGCCGACGCGCTCGATGTGCTGCGCGGCCGCGGGGTCGAGGTGCGGCGGGTGTTCCTGCTGGGCGCGGCGGCCGAACTGCCCGCCGTTCAGGGGCTCGCGCCCGCGCTGTTCGGTACGCAGGTGGTCGTGCCGCAGCCCGCGGAGTACGCGGCGCTGGGCGCGGCCCGGCAGGCGGCCTGGGCGCTGGGAGTCTCGCAGGGGACGGCGGATCCACTCGCTCCCCCGGCCTGGCAGGGTGCCGCGGCGCAAGTACTGGAGCCGGGCGAGGAGTTGGCGGTCGGGCAGGCGGTCCGCCAGCAGTACGTGGCGACGCGGGACCAGATCCATCCGGGAGCGTTCGACTCCGCGCTCTGAACCGCACACCCTGCGTGACATGACCGGGTACACCTGCTGGAGATCGATCTCCCACATGTGTACTCGGTCTGTTTTTTGACCTGGTCTTGAATAAAATCGTTCGCGGTCGCCCTCATAGGTACCGGAAAATGGGTCGACCCCCGACCTCTGCCGACTCCGAGAGACACGCGTGCTCATAAAACTCCTGCGGGCCTATCTCGGTCCGTACAAGAAACCCATCCTGCTGCTGGTCCTTCTCCAACTCCTGCAGACCTGCGCCAGCCTGTATCTGCCCACCCTGAACGCCGACATCATCGACAGCGGTGTCGTCAAGGGGGACACGGGCTACATCCTGGAGTTCGGCGGCATCATGATCGCCGTCAGCATCGGCCAGGTGGTCTGCAACATGGGGGCCGTCTTCTACGGCGCCCGCACCGCGTCCGCCCTCGGCCGTGATGTCCGGGCGTCGATCTTCGACCGGGTGCAGTCGTTCTCCGCACGTGAGGTCGGGCGGTTCGGCGCGCCCTCGCTGATCACGCGTACGACCAATGACGTCCAGCAGGTCCAGATGCTGGTGCTGATGACGTTCACCCTGATGGTTTCGGCGCCGATCATGTGCGTCGGCGGCATCATCATGGCGCTCGGCCAGGACGTCCCGCTGTCGGCGGTGCTGCTCGCGGTGGTGCCGGTGCTCGGCATCGCGGTGAGCCTGATCGTCAAGCGGATGCGGCCGCTGTTTCGCACCATGCAGGAGCGGGTCGACACCGTGAACCGGGTGCTGCGTGAGCAGATCACCGGCAACCGTGTCATCCGCGCCTTCGTCCGTGACCGTTACGAGGAGGAGCGCTTCCGCGGTGCCAACAACGAGCTGACCGATGTGGCGCTGTCCACGGGCCGGCTGATGGCGCTGATGTTCCCGACCGTGATGACGGTCGTGAACGTGTCCTCGATCGCCGTGGTCTGGTTCGGTGCCCACCGCATCGACAGCGGCGGCATGGAGATCGGCGCGCTGACCGCGTTCCTCGCCTATCTGATGCAGATCGTCATGTCGGTGATGATGGCCACCTTCATGTTCATGATGGTGCCGCGCGCCGAGGTCTGTGCCGAGCGCATCCAGGAGGTCCTGGAGACCGAGTCGAGCGTGATTCCGCCCGTCAAGCCGGTGCGCGAGCTGCTCGCCCACGGTCATCTGGAGGTCCGCGGGGCGGACTTCCGCTATCCGGGCGCCGAGGAGCCGGTGCTGCGGTCGGTGAATCTGGTGGCCCGCCCCGGCGAGACGACCGCGATCATCGGGTCGACGGGCAGCGGGAAGTCGACGCTGCTCGGGCTCGTACCACGGCTGTTCGACGTGACGGACGGCCAGGTGCTGGTCGACGGCACGGACGTACGGACGCTGGAGCCGACGCTGCTGGCGAAGACCGTGAGCCTCGTGCCGCAGAAGCCGTATCTGTTCTCCGGGACGGTCGCGACGAATCTGCGGTACGGGAACCCGGACGCCACCGACGAGGAGCTCTGGCACGCGCTGGAGGTCGCGCAGGCCAAGGAGTTCGTCGAGGCGCTGGAGCACGGCCTGAACGCGCCGATCGCGCAGGGCGGCACCAATGTCTCCGGCGGGCAGCGGCAGCGGCTGGCGATCGCCAGGACGCTGGTGCAGCGGCCGGAGATCTACCTCTTCGACGACTCGTTCTCCGCGCTCGACTACGCGACCGATGCCGCGCTGCGCGGGGCACTCGCGCAGGAGACGGCCGAGGCGACCGTGGTGATCGTGGCGCAACGGGTGTCCACCATCCGCGACGCCGACCGGATCCTGGTACTGGACGAGGGCCGGGTCGTCGGCTCCGGTACCCATCACGAACTGATGGACGGCAATGAAACGTACCGGGAGATCGTGCTCTCCCAGCTGACGGAAGCGGAGGCGGCGTAATGGCCGGTCCTGGCGGACGCATGATGGCGGGCGGGGCGCCGACCGACCGGTCCATGGACTTCAAGGGGTCCTCGAAGCGGCTCCTGAAGCGCTTCGCCCCGGAGAAGGCGCCGCTGTACGTGATGCTGGCGGCCTGCGTGGCGAGCGTCGGGCTGTCGGTGGTCGGGCCGAAGATCCTCGGCAAGGCGACCGACCTGGTGTTCGCCGGGGTCATCGGCCGGCAGATGCCCGACGGCACGACGAAGGAACAGGCCGTGGAGGGCCTGCGCAGGGCCAACAGCGGCCTCGCCGACATGCTGTCCGGGGTGGACTTCGTCCCCGGGCACGGCATCGACTTCGGTGCGGTGGCCGACGTACTGCTGGTGGCGCTGGCGGTCTATGTCGGTGCGGGGCTGCTCATGCTGGTGGCCACCCGACTGTCGATCCGGATCATCAACCGGGTCGTGTTCCAGCTGCGTGAGGACATTCAGACGAAGCTGTCGCGGCTGCCGCTGTCGTACTTCGACCAGGCCAAGCGCGGCGAGGTGCTCAGCCGGGCGACGAACGACATCGACAACATCTCCCAGACGATGCAGCAGACGATGGGTCAGCTCATCAGCTCCCTGCTCACCATCGTCGGCGTGCTGATCATGATGTTCTGGGTCTCGCCGCTGCTGGCGCTGGTCGCACTGGTGACGGTGCCGCTGTCGGTCGTCGTGGCCGCGAAGGTCGGCAAGCGGTCGCAGCCGCAGTTCGTGCAGCAGTGGAAGGTGACGGGCAAACTCAACGCCCACATCGAGGAGATGTACACCGGGCACACCCTGGTGAAGGTCTTCGGGCGGCAGGAGGAGTCCGCGCGGGACTTCGCCGAGCAGAACGAGGCGCTGTACGAGGCAGGCTTCAAGGCGCAGTTCAACAGCGGGATCATGCAGCCGCTGATGATGTTCGTCTCGAACCTGAACTATGTGCTGATCGCCGTCGTGGGTGGCCTGCGGGTCGCTTCGGGTTCGCTGTCGATCGGTGACGTGCAGGCGTTCATCCAGTACTCGCGGCAGTTCTCGATGCCGCTGACCCAGGTCGCCTCGATGGCGAACCTGGTGCAGTCGGGTGTCGCGTCGGCCGAGCGCATCTTCGAGCTGCTGGACGCCGAGGAGCAGAGCGCCGACCCCGCGCCCGGCACGGGCGAACGCCCGAAGGAGCTGCGAGGCAACGTCTCGCTGGAGAAGGTGTCGTTCCGTTACGACCCGGAGAAGCCGCTCATCGAGGACCTCTCGCTGAACGTCGAGCCGGGCCACACGGTCGCGATCGTCGGCCCGACCGGCGCGGGCAAGACCACGCTCGTCAATCTCCTGATGCGGTTCTACGAGGTGACGGGCGGGCGGATCACCCTCGACGGGGTCGACGTGGCGAAGATGTCGCGCGACGAGCTGCGGTCGGGAATCGGCATGGTCCTCCAGGACACCTGGCTGTTCGGCGGGTCGATAGCGGAGAACATCGCGTACGGCGCTTCGCGCGAGGTCACCCGGGAAGAGATCGAGGAGGCCGCGAGGGCCGCCCACGCCGACCGCTTCGTCCGCACCCTGCCGGACGGTTACGACACGGTGATCGACGACGAGGGCTCCGGCGTCAGCGCGGGCGAGAAGCAGCTGATCACCATCGCGCGGGCGTTCCTGTCCGACCCGGTGATCCTGGTGCTCGACGAAGCGACGAGTTCCGTCGACACCCGTACCGAGGTGCTGATCCAGAAGGCGATGGCGCGCCTGGCGCACGGTCGTACGAGCTTCGTGATCGCGCACCGGCTCTCCACCATCCGG
This region includes:
- a CDS encoding metal-sensitive transcriptional regulator codes for the protein MELDMTADELKSALNRLRRAQGQLAGVIRMIEEGRDCEDVVTQLAAVSRALDRAGFSIIATGLQQCMTSDDPQVRDSVQMRARLEKLFLSLA
- a CDS encoding MFS transporter produces the protein MVNQFAINLAFYMLMPYLAAHLAGQLGLAAWAVGLVLGVRNFSQQGMFLIGGTIADRFGYKAPIMVGCLLRTGGFALLGWVDSLPALVAASAATGFAGALFNPAVRAYLAAEAGERRVDAFAAFNVYYQAGMLLGPLVGLALLAADFRLVCTVAAAIFAALTMLQGRALPARHATAAKNGGDAGGVLAQWRLVVANRPFLLFSLAMIGSYVLTFQVYLALPMAADAALGTDGTKVTSGLFVLSAAVAVAGQLRLTAWAKARWSRSQALVRGLAAMGLAFTPLALAQAAGTGMWRTPVELAALTAAVVLLAAGSAVVYPLEMDTVVALSGNRLVATHYGLYNTVSGLGITLGNLATGALWDFAAAHHALWLTWTALTVAGLGCAGAVSGLARTGRIGAPAPVPLAV
- a CDS encoding ABC transporter ATP-binding protein is translated as MLIKLLRAYLGPYKKPILLLVLLQLLQTCASLYLPTLNADIIDSGVVKGDTGYILEFGGIMIAVSIGQVVCNMGAVFYGARTASALGRDVRASIFDRVQSFSAREVGRFGAPSLITRTTNDVQQVQMLVLMTFTLMVSAPIMCVGGIIMALGQDVPLSAVLLAVVPVLGIAVSLIVKRMRPLFRTMQERVDTVNRVLREQITGNRVIRAFVRDRYEEERFRGANNELTDVALSTGRLMALMFPTVMTVVNVSSIAVVWFGAHRIDSGGMEIGALTAFLAYLMQIVMSVMMATFMFMMVPRAEVCAERIQEVLETESSVIPPVKPVRELLAHGHLEVRGADFRYPGAEEPVLRSVNLVARPGETTAIIGSTGSGKSTLLGLVPRLFDVTDGQVLVDGTDVRTLEPTLLAKTVSLVPQKPYLFSGTVATNLRYGNPDATDEELWHALEVAQAKEFVEALEHGLNAPIAQGGTNVSGGQRQRLAIARTLVQRPEIYLFDDSFSALDYATDAALRGALAQETAEATVVIVAQRVSTIRDADRILVLDEGRVVGSGTHHELMDGNETYREIVLSQLTEAEAA
- a CDS encoding ABC transporter ATP-binding protein; its protein translation is MAGPGGRMMAGGAPTDRSMDFKGSSKRLLKRFAPEKAPLYVMLAACVASVGLSVVGPKILGKATDLVFAGVIGRQMPDGTTKEQAVEGLRRANSGLADMLSGVDFVPGHGIDFGAVADVLLVALAVYVGAGLLMLVATRLSIRIINRVVFQLREDIQTKLSRLPLSYFDQAKRGEVLSRATNDIDNISQTMQQTMGQLISSLLTIVGVLIMMFWVSPLLALVALVTVPLSVVVAAKVGKRSQPQFVQQWKVTGKLNAHIEEMYTGHTLVKVFGRQEESARDFAEQNEALYEAGFKAQFNSGIMQPLMMFVSNLNYVLIAVVGGLRVASGSLSIGDVQAFIQYSRQFSMPLTQVASMANLVQSGVASAERIFELLDAEEQSADPAPGTGERPKELRGNVSLEKVSFRYDPEKPLIEDLSLNVEPGHTVAIVGPTGAGKTTLVNLLMRFYEVTGGRITLDGVDVAKMSRDELRSGIGMVLQDTWLFGGSIAENIAYGASREVTREEIEEAARAAHADRFVRTLPDGYDTVIDDEGSGVSAGEKQLITIARAFLSDPVILVLDEATSSVDTRTEVLIQKAMARLAHGRTSFVIAHRLSTIRDADIILVMENGSIVEQGTHDELLAAEGAYARLYSAQFAQAVAEVD
- a CDS encoding YtxH domain-containing protein, which codes for MRYRLTFIAGLALGYVIGTRAGRERYEQMKKSARQFAQNPAVRNTAESAARSGRDLADKACHVVGEKVGEKVPASVAGRVRSLRGRRRNGQNGEDDWGTTNT
- a CDS encoding rhodanese-like domain-containing protein — its product is MTTPISLTSSQASARYAEFTVIDVRTPGEYAGGHLPGAHSIPLDRLHEAVGALKDASALAPLLMVCASGNRSAKACIQLSGLGIEATTLEGGTSGWAAAGHPVERPAGARSGWPMDRQVRLAAGSLVVVGFLAGFAWQPAHWLSGAVGAGLVFSGVTNTCGMAALLAKLPHNRPARNTASFQDTLTRLAS
- a CDS encoding sulfite exporter TauE/SafE family protein, which gives rise to MTAFLLALAAGALVGLALGSLGAGGSILTVPALIYLLGFSPAEATTASLIIVIVTSLTALVAHARTGAVNWRAGLLFAAAGLLPAAAAGLLSAHIPAAALTLAFAVLAAMAALRMLRRRAPTGSGTVSAGRAAGAGAGLGAVTGFLGVGGGFLAVPALVAVLAVPMSAAVGTSLLVIIANALVALAARTATDVTLDWALIMPFIATAVLGAWDGKRLTAKVAPGTLQRVFGILLLAVAVTMAVGVVL
- a CDS encoding FGGY family carbohydrate kinase yields the protein MGIVAGLDSSSAFTHIVVCDTDTGAVLRRGYAAHPVEAKASEVDPQAWLLSLGEAADGGLLEGVQAIGVSAQQHGLVPLDHQGNLVRPALLGNDKRAQAAAADLVEGLGGRQAWAEAVGAVPQAAQPVSKLRWLARTEPEAARRVASVLQPHDWLVWQLLGRPSRRTTDRGAASGTGYWSADSGSYRPDLVELALGHQAALPEVLGPSDAAGTTPEGLLISAGTGETMAAAFGLGVGVGDAVVSLGASGSVMAVHHEALSDPNGMITSFADATGMHLPVVYTSNAVRALRGSAEMLGVEGLEELSALALKSTAGASGLVLLPYLEGERTPHLPHTAGTLCGLRRESMKPEHLARAAFEGMLCSLADALDVLRGRGVEVRRVFLLGAAAELPAVQGLAPALFGTQVVVPQPAEYAALGAARQAAWALGVSQGTADPLAPPAWQGAAAQVLEPGEELAVGQAVRQQYVATRDQIHPGAFDSAL
- a CDS encoding PLP-dependent cysteine synthase family protein, with translation MNSPHTCTASASASASAGSPARLLASGPAAQTPAGLVGDTPLLWVGEPFTTAGHGFWAKLEGHNPGGIKDRTALYMVARARERGELLPGAPIVESTSGTLGLGLALAGVTFGHPVAVVTDPGMEPLMRGLLTAYGAELHVVTEPHPVGGWQQARREEVDQLLTTRPDAWCPDQYHNPDNVAAYAPLAHELIAQLGRIDTLVVSVGTGGHSAGIGRVLRGFFPALRIVGVDTCGSTIFGQPAAPRLMRGLGSSIYPRNVDYALFDEVHWVAAGEAVWSARALARARYATGGWSVGAVALVARRLAAASAAETRIAAVFPDGPQRYVGTVFDDAWCRTHQLLGQEPADAPDELAHPGERVVARWSRCATVLDPLAGTVRTAAEERGLAGVAR